The Candidatus Methylomirabilis tolerans genomic interval GGGTCGAGCCAGAGGGTGCCTCGATGGAGCGAGGATGCAGGAATTGCTCAGCGAACTGATCCGCCTGCCACAGCAAATGGAGCACGTGCTCTCCCTTGGTCCCGCGCTGGAAGAGCTGGCCGGGCACTTCTACGCCGCCTCGGATTTCCTCTACCTGGGTCGCGGCATCAACTACCCCATCGCACTGGAGGGGGCCCTGAAGCTTAAGGAGATCTCCTACATCCACGCCGAGGGGTATCCGGCCGGAGAGATGAAACATGGGCCCATCGCCCTGGTCACTGAAGAAATGCCGGTGGTCTTTCTCGCGCCAAAAGATAGGATCATCGAAAAGGTGTTGGGCAATATCGAGGAAGTGAAAACGCGTAACGGGATCGTCATCGCCCTCTCCGACGAGACCGATCCCCGCCTCATGGCCAAGGCCGATCATCTGATCAACATCCCTCATACGTCCCCTTATCTGATGCCTCTGCTCCTTGTCGTCCCGCTGCAACTCCTCGCCTACCACATCGCCGTAAGGAAGGGGTGCGACGTGGATCAGCCGCGGAATCTCGCCAAGAGCGTGACCGTCGAGTAGGCAGAGAAATCTGAAGCCTTGTTGACATGTTGTCCTTTAATATGTACACTAAAAAGGACAGATACCGTCGAGGAGAAACACGCTATGCGGAAAGAGCTTCCCATTACCGAAGCCCGACACGCGCTCACGTCCCTTCCAGAGCGCCTGGCAGAAGATCCGGGCACAGTCAAGATCACGCGACGCGGCAAGCCCGTCCTGGCCGTGATGCCCTGGGACCTTTATGAGTCTATCACAGAAACACTGGAGATCATGGGGGATGACGACCTTATGGCAGCGCTTCGTCAGGGCATTAAGGAGATTGAGGCGGGGAAAGGCGTCCCCTGGCAGCAGGCCAAGCAAGAACTTGATCTGTGATCTATCAGATCCGACTCGCACCCTCCGCCTTCCAATGCCTGAAAGACATTGCTGACCGCCGGGTCCAGGCGAAGCTTCTGGAAACGATTGATGGCTTGGCGGAAGAGCCGGCGAAACAGGGCAAAGCGCTCATCGGGGAGCTTGCGGGCTATCGGAGCCTCCGCGTTATTGGACAGCGATATAGGGTTATCTATCGGGTGGACACCAATAACGCTCTGGTTCTCATTGTCGCCTTGGGAATTCGGAAAGCGGGAAACAAGAAAGATGTGTACGCACTCGCACAGAAGCTACTTCGTCTGCGTCTCGTAGGACCGCCTCACATTTGAGGCTCTTCCGACTTTTGTGTGGGTCCCCTGGTATTGTGATAGGGGTACGGTAGGAACCTATCCAATCCACAGAATCTTCAGTTCCCCTTCTACTTGCCTGTACTCCTTATCCCCTGTCACCAGCTCGGCTTTTCGTTGTTTGGCGAGCGCTACAGCGAAACAATCCGCATAAGACATTTTGTGTTTGGACTTGAACTCGCCAGCCTGTCTGGTCAGCTCCAGATCGGCCGGAACAATCTGGATGGGCAGCGTCGAAATGAGGTGAGCCACCTCCTCAGCCTGCTCGCGTCCCGCCTCTCTCAGCGTGATGTAGTACACCTCACCCCAGTTAATCACTGAGAGGAGAAGATCGCGCCCGGAATCCCTCGCGACCCGGAACAGTTCAATCATCCTGTCCGCCCCGGCTTCACCTTCCAGGTACGCAATGAGACTGTACGAATCCAACACCCGAAGTGCCGCCCTCACAGCTCCCGTTCCTTCGCCTTTTCCTCCATCAACGTCTTCAGGAGCCTGCCCTTGGTGCCGGTCATCCCTGCCATCGTCCGGATGTATTCGTCAGTAATCGGCTTAAGAATGATTTCCCCCTCGCGTTCGTAAAGGTACACCTGCGTTCCCTTTTTAATGCCAAACCTCCGCCGAAGCCTCGACGGGATCACCACCTGGCCTTTGACCGTTACAACTGCCTTGTCCATAGAACCTCCTTTGGGAATACTTCTAATAGATGTATACCATTTATAACTTAATTAGTCCATACATCATATATCCTACTTTATATAGATAGTATACCCATACCAGATACGTTGCCTGGAGATGGAATACATCTACCCTGCTCCCTCTTGTCAATCATCGCCGAAGTGAGGATAATCACCATCTCAGCCCACTGAATTCCAACGTACTGACCGTCGTTGGACCGAGGACGGTCAAACGCGGGGCTATACCATGCAGTAGACACGAGACGAAGAGGAGGCAAGCGGATGACCGTTCTGGGAATGATTATGGCCGGGGGACGAGGTGAAAGGCTGCATCCTTTGACGAAGGACCGCGCCAAACCGGCGGTCCCTTTCGGCGGAAAGTACCGGATCATCGACGTGGTCCTGTCAAACTTCGTCAACTCCGGCATCTATTCCATCTATGTCCTGACACAATTCAAGGCCCAGTCGCTGGTGGAGCACCTGCAGGAAGGCTGGCAAGTGACCAGCGTGTCCCGAAATCATTTTGTCGTTCCGGTCCCCGCCCAGATGCGAACCGGGGACGACTGGTACCGCGGGACGGCGGATGCCGTCTTCCAGAACCTTCACCTGATCAAGCGGGTTCACCCAAGCGTTGTTGCGGTCTTTGGGGCCGACCATATCTATAAAATGAATATCCGCCAAATGATGGGGTACCACCTGCAAAAGGAGGCAGAGGTCACGGTGGCGGCTCTTCCAGTAGGCATTGAGGAGGCGTCGCATTACGGCGTGATGGAGGCGGACCACGACTGGCGACTCCTTGGCTTTGAGGAGAAGCCCGCACGGCCGAAACCGATCCCGGGGGAATCAGAGCACGCGCTCGTCTCGATGGGCAATTATCTGTTCGAGACAGACCTTCTGCTCCGCGCAGTAGAGGAAGACGCGCATGACCCCCACAGTACCCACGACTTCGGCAGGGATGTTCTCCCTCGTCTGGTGGCAGAAGGGAGGACGGTGTATGCGTACGACTTCAGGACAAACCGTATCCCGACCCTGGCGAGAGGAGAAGAGCCGAGCTATTGGCGGGATGTCGGAACCATCGAGGCATACTACGAGGCGAACATGGACCTGCGGGCTGTGAATCCGACCTTTAATCTGTACAACCGGAGCTGGCCGATTCGCACCGTCAGCTACAGTGACCCGCCCGCCAAATTCGTCTTTGATGAGGACGAGCGGCGCGGAATGGCGCTGAACTCCATCGTCGCCGAAGGGACCATCATCAGCGGAAGCCTGGTCCGGAATTCAGTGATCGGCCGTAACGTCCGCATCCACAGCCATTGCCTGATTGAGGACGCGGTGATCATGAATCGGGTTGAAGTCGGAAGGGGCTGTCGAATCCGGCGGGCGATCATTGACAAGAATGTGTTTGTCCAACCAGGAACCGAGATCGGCTATCATGCAGAAGCCGACCGTGAACGTTACCACGTATCTGACTCTGGTATTGTCGTCGTCGCTCGAAAAGAGCCTGACCAAGCCTGGTCCATGACCCCATCAGATTAGGCCGCGTCTTTCAATGGAGCGGCGACTATCTTTTCCGGGTGAGCTTGCGAATCACCCAGAGGAGCGGGTCGTAGCAATCGTCTACCACGCGCTCTTTCAGCGGAATGATGGCGTTGTCGGTAATCCGGATCTGCTCCGGGCAGATCTCGGTACAGCACTTGGTGATGTTGCAATAGCCGATCCCGGCCTTCGCCCGGAGTATCTCCGTGCGCGAGTGGGTATCCAGCGGGTGCATCTCCAGCGCCGCAATCCGAACGAAGAAGCGGGGTCCGGCAAAGTGCGGCTTATTTTCTTCGTGGTCGCGGATAACGTGGCAGACATTCTGGCACAGAAAGCACTCGATGCACTTGTGGAATTCCTGGACCCGATCGATGTCCGCCTGCATCATCCGGTGGGCGCCATCAGGCCCTGGCGGTCGCGGCCTGAAGGCGGGAATCGTCTTAGCGACCTCGTAGTTGAAGGAGACATCGCCTACCAGGTCCCGGATAATCGGGAAGGCCTTCATGGGGGCGACCGTGATCGGTTCACCGGGAGGAAACAGACTCATCCGGGTCATGCACATGAGTCGCGGCCGGCCGTTGATTTCGGCACTGCATGAGCCACATTTACCGGCCTTACAATTCCACCGAACTGCCAGATCAGGCGTCTGCGTCGCTTGTAGCCGATGAATCACATCGAGCAGGACCATTCCCTCCTCGGCCTCCACCCGGTACTCCGTATAATCTCCGGCCCTTGCGTCGCCCCGGAAAAGTCGCAACGTAACAACCGGCATCATCCTTTCTCCCTGAGAAGCTGCCTGAGATCCTCGGGCATCTCGAGGATCGGCTCAAGCGAGGTGACGACCGCACCGTCTCGCTTGCAGACAACCACGTTTACTGAACCAAATCGTGGATCAGCGGACGGGTAGTCATCCCGCGCATGCCCTCCGCGGCTCTCCTTGCGCTCCAGCGCCGCTCGCGTCACGCATTCCGCCACGGTCAGCATCGTGCGCAGGTCTAAGGCTGTATGCCATCCGGGATTGTATGCGCGGCCCTCGTCGACGCGAATCTGCGGCAGTCGCTGTCGGTACTGCTCGATTCGCGCTATCGCTTCCCGCATTTCCGTTTCCTTCCGGATAATCCCCACCAGCGCCTGCATGGTCTCTTGTAACTCAGCCTGAAAGGCGTGGGGATTCTCAGTGCCCTCACCCTGAAACGGTATCAGGGCCTCGCGCGCGAAAGCGTCAAGTCTGGTCGCCTCTACGGTCGGCGCGTCGGAAAGGTTTTTCGCGTACAGCGCCGCATGCTGACCCGCGCGCCGGCCAAACACCAGGAGGTCGGACAGGGCGTTACCGCCAAGGCGGTTGCCGCCATGCAGTCCCCCCGCGACCTCACCGGCCGCGTACAAGCCGGGCACCGCTGTTGCTGTTGTCTCCGCGTTAACCCGGATCCCCCCATTCATATAATGAGCGGTCGGTCCGACCTCCATCGGCTCTTTCGTGATGTCCACGCCGGCCAGTTCTTTGAACTGGTGATACATCGACGGCAGACGCCGTACGATGTAGTCTGCGGGTCTCCGCGAGGCGATATCCAGGAATACCCCGCCGTGCGGACTGCCGCGTCCGGCTTTCACTTCTGCGTTGATTGCCCGCGCCACCTCGTCGCGCGGTAACAGATCGGGTGTTCGTCGATTCTGCTTTTTATCCGTATACCACCTGTCGGCCTCAGCTTCATTATCAGCGGTCTCGGCCTTGAAGAACTCCGGGATGTATCGGAACATGAAGCGTTCGCCCTTGCTGTTCCGCAATGTCCCGCCGTCACCGCGCACTCCTTCAGTCACGAGAGTCCCCCGCACCGAGGGCGGCCACACCATCCCGGTCGGGTGAAACTGGTACGATTCCATGTCGATCAGGTCCGCGCCCGCATCGAGGGCCAGCATGACGCCGTTACCGGTGCACTCCCATGAGTTGGAGGTGAACTTCCACAGTTTACCGATTCCGCCGGTCGCGAGGATCACCGCCTTCGCTCTGAAGACGATGAATTGACCGGTGCTCCGTCTGTATCCGAATGCGCCGCATACTCGGTCGCCGTCTTTCAGCAGACGCGTCACGGTGCACTCCATGTAGACCTCGATCCCCTGGGCTACCGCGTGCTGCTGCAGCGTACGGAGCATCTCAAGACCCGTCCGGTCGCCGACGTGGGCCAGGCGCGCGTAGCGGTGACCGCCGAAGTCGCGTTGCAGGATGAGCCCATCCTTGGTTCGATCGAACACCGCGCCCCACCGCTCCAGTTCCAGGACGCGGTCCGGCGCCTCCTGGGCGTGGAACTGAGCCATCCGCCAGTTATTCAACATCTTGCCGCCTCGCATCGTATCGCGGAAGTGTACCCTCCAGTTGTCATCCGAGTAGACGTTGCCGAGAGCCGCCGCGATGCCGCCTTCAGCCATGACCGTATGGGCCTTACCCAGAAGCGATTTACTGATGAGACCTACAGAGACACCCTGTGCCTTGGCTTCGATGGCGGCGCGCAGACCCGCGCCTCCCGCGCCGATGATCAGCACATCATGCTCATAGGTCTCGTACTGTTCCGGCGGCATTAGAACAATCTCACATCGCTGATGATGCCCATCGACAGGAGGCGGATATACAGATCGGTCAATCCCACGGAAAAGAGACTGACCCAGAACCAGACATGGTGATACTCATTCAGACGGCTGACCTGATTCCAGAGGGCATGCCGATTGGGGCAATGTGAGAAACAGTCAAGCCGCCCGCCGATGAGATGTCGAAAGGAATGACAGGAGGTCAGGTAGAGACTGAGAAACACGGCGTTGGCCACCATCACAAACGAGCCCGCCCCTGCGCCGAATCGGCCGTCAAAGACGACGCTGCGGGCGGCGTGATACCACAAGATGATCAACTCGACTGTGGCAAGGTAGAGAAAATAGCGATGGAGGTTCAGGAGAATCAGGGGAAATCGGGATTCCCCCGTATAGCCGGCCCGCGCGTCAGCAACCGCGCAGGCCGGCGGAGACAGTAAGAGAGAGCGATGGACGGCCTTCCGGAAGTAGTAGCAACTGAAGCGAAAGCCCGCTGGGGCCCACAGAATCAAAAAGGCCGGCGAGAGCGGCCACCATTCGGGTTTGGCGAACGTCGGATAGAAGGGTGAAAAGTAGTTCTTGTACTCATAGTGGGTTCCCTGGAGGGCCGCCCAGGCCGTATAGACCATGAACCCGCCCAGCGCCGATACGATCAGCATCGGCTGCAGCCACCAGATCTCGCGTCGCGCAGTTGCTGCCATAGCCTGTCCCATCCGGTCGTTCAGCCGCTCTTCGGTCATGTGTCTCCCAAGGGTCAACGGTTGCGCCGTCGACCGGGCTGACTACTTTTTCTTTGCGGGTCGACTTGGCCTTGAGCCTTTCGTCTGCTTCGTCCGCTGCTCCATCTGCTCTATCTTCGCCTTCACCTCCTCCAGTTCCTTTGTCATCGCCTCATTCTCACCCTTCAGTACCACGATCTCGGCTTTGAGATCGACATTTTCCTTCTGAAGGTTTGTGACCTGCTCTTTCAGTTGTTCATTCTCTTTCTTCATCTCCTGCCCGCAGCCTGCGACCAACAGCCCTACGGCCAGCACCAACGCACCTAGGTATCTGCCTCTCGGTTGCATCACGATCCGTCCTCCTCTTCTTAAGGATTTACAGTATACGATACACACTTCAGAGTTTCAGGATGTCGACCAGCTCCTTCACGGCGGCCGCCGACCGGTTCAGGGCAGCCGTCTCAGCGGGTGTCAGCCGGATTTCGACGATCTGCTCAACGCCGGCAGCGCCCAGCTTAACCGGGACACCGACGCATAACCCGTGTATTCCGTACTCCCCTTCCAGATAGACACAGCAGGACAGGATCTTCTTCTTATCCTTGATGATCGCCTCCGCCATCTCCACGACTGAGGCGCCAGGCGCGTA includes:
- a CDS encoding succinate dehydrogenase, which codes for MTEERLNDRMGQAMAATARREIWWLQPMLIVSALGGFMVYTAWAALQGTHYEYKNYFSPFYPTFAKPEWWPLSPAFLILWAPAGFRFSCYYFRKAVHRSLLLSPPACAVADARAGYTGESRFPLILLNLHRYFLYLATVELIILWYHAARSVVFDGRFGAGAGSFVMVANAVFLSLYLTSCHSFRHLIGGRLDCFSHCPNRHALWNQVSRLNEYHHVWFWVSLFSVGLTDLYIRLLSMGIISDVRLF
- a CDS encoding AbrB/MazE/SpoVT family DNA-binding domain-containing protein: MDKAVVTVKGQVVIPSRLRRRFGIKKGTQVYLYEREGEIILKPITDEYIRTMAGMTGTKGRLLKTLMEEKAKEREL
- a CDS encoding type II toxin-antitoxin system RelE/ParE family toxin; the encoded protein is MIYQIRLAPSAFQCLKDIADRRVQAKLLETIDGLAEEPAKQGKALIGELAGYRSLRVIGQRYRVIYRVDTNNALVLIVALGIRKAGNKKDVYALAQKLLRLRLVGPPHI
- a CDS encoding type II toxin-antitoxin system VapC family toxin, which translates into the protein MRAALRVLDSYSLIAYLEGEAGADRMIELFRVARDSGRDLLLSVINWGEVYYITLREAGREQAEEVAHLISTLPIQIVPADLELTRQAGEFKSKHKMSYADCFAVALAKQRKAELVTGDKEYRQVEGELKILWIG
- a CDS encoding fumarate reductase/succinate dehydrogenase flavoprotein subunit, translating into MPPEQYETYEHDVLIIGAGGAGLRAAIEAKAQGVSVGLISKSLLGKAHTVMAEGGIAAALGNVYSDDNWRVHFRDTMRGGKMLNNWRMAQFHAQEAPDRVLELERWGAVFDRTKDGLILQRDFGGHRYARLAHVGDRTGLEMLRTLQQHAVAQGIEVYMECTVTRLLKDGDRVCGAFGYRRSTGQFIVFRAKAVILATGGIGKLWKFTSNSWECTGNGVMLALDAGADLIDMESYQFHPTGMVWPPSVRGTLVTEGVRGDGGTLRNSKGERFMFRYIPEFFKAETADNEAEADRWYTDKKQNRRTPDLLPRDEVARAINAEVKAGRGSPHGGVFLDIASRRPADYIVRRLPSMYHQFKELAGVDITKEPMEVGPTAHYMNGGIRVNAETTATAVPGLYAAGEVAGGLHGGNRLGGNALSDLLVFGRRAGQHAALYAKNLSDAPTVEATRLDAFAREALIPFQGEGTENPHAFQAELQETMQALVGIIRKETEMREAIARIEQYRQRLPQIRVDEGRAYNPGWHTALDLRTMLTVAECVTRAALERKESRGGHARDDYPSADPRFGSVNVVVCKRDGAVVTSLEPILEMPEDLRQLLREKG
- the glgC gene encoding glucose-1-phosphate adenylyltransferase; translation: MTVLGMIMAGGRGERLHPLTKDRAKPAVPFGGKYRIIDVVLSNFVNSGIYSIYVLTQFKAQSLVEHLQEGWQVTSVSRNHFVVPVPAQMRTGDDWYRGTADAVFQNLHLIKRVHPSVVAVFGADHIYKMNIRQMMGYHLQKEAEVTVAALPVGIEEASHYGVMEADHDWRLLGFEEKPARPKPIPGESEHALVSMGNYLFETDLLLRAVEEDAHDPHSTHDFGRDVLPRLVAEGRTVYAYDFRTNRIPTLARGEEPSYWRDVGTIEAYYEANMDLRAVNPTFNLYNRSWPIRTVSYSDPPAKFVFDEDERRGMALNSIVAEGTIISGSLVRNSVIGRNVRIHSHCLIEDAVIMNRVEVGRGCRIRRAIIDKNVFVQPGTEIGYHAEADRERYHVSDSGIVVVARKEPDQAWSMTPSD
- a CDS encoding succinate dehydrogenase/fumarate reductase iron-sulfur subunit, which encodes MMPVVTLRLFRGDARAGDYTEYRVEAEEGMVLLDVIHRLQATQTPDLAVRWNCKAGKCGSCSAEINGRPRLMCMTRMSLFPPGEPITVAPMKAFPIIRDLVGDVSFNYEVAKTIPAFRPRPPGPDGAHRMMQADIDRVQEFHKCIECFLCQNVCHVIRDHEENKPHFAGPRFFVRIAALEMHPLDTHSRTEILRAKAGIGYCNITKCCTEICPEQIRITDNAIIPLKERVVDDCYDPLLWVIRKLTRKR
- a CDS encoding type II toxin-antitoxin system Phd/YefM family antitoxin, producing MRKELPITEARHALTSLPERLAEDPGTVKITRRGKPVLAVMPWDLYESITETLEIMGDDDLMAALRQGIKEIEAGKGVPWQQAKQELDL